A genomic stretch from Setaria italica strain Yugu1 chromosome VII, Setaria_italica_v2.0, whole genome shotgun sequence includes:
- the LOC111257963 gene encoding transcription factor bHLH150-like, with protein MALGTSPPSAGDGAYSSKLLDTLRLVVRSGGGASSSSSGGREVAARGQSRWSRAILARQRRRRRRSRPGTSLLVSKTRALGRLVLGCRRLSLLPALLAEVSDDYIAALQMQVRAMNRLTQGIEEVGGGVIIHIFKN; from the coding sequence ATGGCCCTTGGGACCTCTCCGCCCTCTGCAGGTGACGGCGCCTACTCCTCCAAGCTCCTCGACACGCTGCGCCTCGTGGTGCGTtcaggcggcggcgcaagcagcagcagcagcggtggTCGTGAGGTGGCCGCGCGGGGTCAATCGCGCTGGAGCCGCGCCATCCTCGcccgccagcgccggcgccgccgccgcagcaggccGGGGACGTCGCTGCTGGTGAGCAAGACCCGGGCGCTGGGAAGGCTGGTGCTCGGGTGCCGGAGGCTGTCGTTGCTCCCTGCGTTGCTGGCCGAGGTGTCCGACGACTACATTGCGGCGCTCCAGATGCAGGTGCGCGCCATGAACCGGCTCACGCAGGGCAtcgaggaggtcggcggcggcgtgatcATTCACATTTTTAAAAACTAG
- the LOC101755905 gene encoding nucleolin-like has protein sequence MDATKKQQTMAPQAQHIKEEDQEECGSEAPRGVLKPGGKGKGAAPAVVKAVHKGKEAAVPVVKKNPGAIPILAQKTKALEKKKRAGLEAARKGQAAVKVAPKTKKVISSDEEEEEEEEEDSSDEDYDEEESEDEDSDDDSEYEEEEELVARQPPPAMADEVDEENLPVHEQQQMEEPVVVEDTHEGNNDEDAIVKVKKFEGCSMLVEVDSTEDNGVASRTRRRKVLKRLQLNSQLDYDKDSKGTFSDPVNV, from the coding sequence ATGGACGCGacgaagaagcagcaaaccatggcGCCACAGGCTCAGCACATCAAGGAGGAGGACCAGGAGGAGTGTGGATCTGAGGCTCCGCGTGGTGTTCTGAAGCCCGGTGGCAAAGGGAAGGGCGCAGCGCCGGCCGTCGTCAAGGCCGTGCACAAAGGAAAGGAAGCCGCCGTGCCTGTGGTGAAAAAGAACCCGGGTGCCATTCCCATTTTGGCGCAGAAGACAAAGGcgttggagaagaagaagagagcgggCTTGGAGGCTGCGCGGAAGGGGCAAGCGGCAGTCAAGGTCGCGCCGAAGACAAAGAAGGTCATCTCGAgtgatgaggaagaagaggaggaggaggaggaggacagcaGTGATGAAGACTACGACGAAGAAGAGAGCGAGGACGAGGACAGTGATGATGACTCAGAgtatgaggaagaggaggagctagTCGCTCGGCAGCCTCCACCTGCGATGGCTGATGAGGTGGACGAGGAGAACTTACCAGTGCATGAGCAGCAGCAGATGGAGGAGCCTGTGGTTGTGGAGGATACACACGAGGGAAACAATGATGAGGACGCCATCGTCAAGGTAAAGAAGTTCGAGGGCTGCAGCATGCTGGTTGAGGTGGACAGCACCGAGGACAACGGAGTCGCGagccggacgcggcggcgcaaGGTTCTGAAACGGCTCCAACTGAACTCGCAGTTAGACTACGACAAGGATTCCAAAGGGACGTTCAGCGATCCGGTAAATGTCTAG
- the LOC101753743 gene encoding casein kinase II subunit beta-1 → MHRDRGAAAAAGGAGDRKRIGEPMDRSSPSTSWGFSGGREKERIVAGKQPEVPRSGSGSTAMSMSKLADEESGTDSEESDVDVSGSDGEDTSWISWFCSLRGNEFFCEVDEDYIQDDFNLCGLSNQVPYYDYALDLILDVESSHGDMFTEEQNELIESAAEMLYGLIHVRYIITSKGLAAMLDKYKNVDFGRCPRVNCSGQPCLPVGQSDIPRSSSVKIYCPRCEDIYTPRSKYLSNIDGTYFGTTFTHLFLMTYPHLKPQKPAQQYIPRVFGFKIHKP, encoded by the exons ATGCACCGAGACCGaggcgccgcagcggcggccgggggcgccggcgaCCGGAAGCGGATCGGCGAGCCGATGGACAGGTCGTCTCCGTCGACGTCGTGGGGGTTCTCCGGAGGCCGCGAGAAGGAGCGGATCGTCGCGGGCAAGCAGCCGGAGGTGCCCCGCTCCGGCTCCGGATCCACCGCGATGTCCATGAGCAAGCTCGCTGACG AAGAATCAGGAACTGACAGCGAAGAATCAGATGTAGATGTTAGTGGTTCAGATGGGGAAGATACTTCATGGATTTCATGGTTCTGTAGCTTAAGGGGCAATGAGTTTTTCTGTGAGGTTGATGAAGACTACATACAAGATGATTTCAATCTCTGTGGGTTAAGCAACCAAGTTCCATATTACGATTATGCTCTTGATCTGATATTGGATGTTGAATCTTCCCATG GCGATATGTTCACAGAAGAGCAAAATGAACTTATTGAATCAGCTGCTGAGATGCTCTATGGACTGATTCATGTCCGGTATATCATTACAAGTAAAGGGCTGGCTGCGATG TTGGATAAGTACAAGAATGTTGACTTCGGCAGATGCCCTCGAGTGAATTGCAGTGGTCAACCGTGTCTTCCAGTTGGGCAATCGGATATTCCTCGTTCGAGTTCTGTGAAGATTTACTGCCCTAGGTGTGAAGACATCTACACTCCAAGATCCAAATATCTAAGCA ACATCGATGGAACTTACTTCGGAACAACATTTACTCACTTGTTTCTGATGACATACCCGCATTTGAAGCCCCAGAAGCCCGCGCAACAATACATCCCCAGGGTATTTGGGTTCAAAATTCATAAGCCATGA
- the LOC101754536 gene encoding nucleolin (The sequence of the model RefSeq protein was modified relative to this genomic sequence to represent the inferred CDS: added 110 bases not found in genome assembly): protein MPPKSRRGGAAAARKAPATRGRVGRAQASAEEAPPAEEAPAEEVKIAEEAPRVVEEPKRQLSPPPSQQQAVEEKGSDATANGANHAEEEGGAKETYEEEDKGERLEFEDEPEYEEEAAVDYDEKDLEQYEEQYEDGDEEVEYTEDVVEVETDMVDEELDEGGDDGEGEGYENADEEHHVDVDDEEHNEMVKEHRKRKEFEVFVGGLDKDATENDLRKVFGEVGEITEVRLMMNPVTKKNKGFAFLRYATVEQARRAVSELKNPLVRGKQCGVAPSHDNDTLFVGNICKTWTKEHLKDKLKSYGVENFDDLLLVEDTNNPGMNRGYALLEFSTRPEAMDAFRILQKRDVVFGVDRSAKVSFADSYPQVDDEIMAQVRTVFIDGLPPSWDEDRVKKYLKRYGAIEKVELARNMPAAKRKDFGFVTFDTHDNAVACAEGISNSEIGEGDHKAKVRARLSRPLQRPPRMKHGLRGNFRVGHAASRGGRLPYARPPPPRRPPPRLVRPAVSRLPPIRSHPLKRPVDIRDRRPVMSMPDRARRLPPPERSYDRRPPAPVYPKKSPRREYGRRDELPPPRSRAALDYSPRVPVDRRPSFRDDYSPRGSGYSDLGPRSAPRLSERRAYPDDSYGGKFDRPLPAYRESRGRDYDTISGSKRPYADMDDAPRYQDISVRQSKARLDYDVGGSSARYGDTYSERPGRSHVGYSGSRSISGHDSAYGSSRHGMGYGGSASGGDAGGMYSSSYSGSYTSRGSDVGGSSYSSLYSGRNLGSSSGGYYGGSGSSSYY from the exons ATGCCGCCGAAGTCTAGGagaggcggcgccgcggcggcgaggaaggcgccggcgacgaggggccgGGTGGGGAGGGCGCAGGCTTCTGcggaggaggcgccgccggcggaggaggcgcccgCCGAGGAGGTGAAGATCGCGGAGGAGGCCCCGAGGGTGGTCGAGGAACCGAAGCGGcagctctcgccgccgccgtcgcaacAGCAGGCGGTGGAGGAGAAAGGCTCCGATGCCACAGCTAATGGTGCCAACCACGCGGAAG AAGAGGGAGGTGCGAAAGAAACATATGAAGAAGAGGACAAAGGCGAACGACTGGAGTTCGAGGACGAACCAGAATATGAAGAGGAGGCTGCTGTAGACTATGATGAGAAAGATTTGGAGCAATATGAAGAGCAATATGAGGATGGTGATGAAGAGGTGGAGTATACTGAAGACGTGGTTGAAGTGGAGACTGATATGGTGGATGAGGAACTTGATGAAGGTGGTGATGATGGGGAGGGGGAAGGATATGAAAATGCTGATGAAGAACATCATGTGGACGTGGATGATGAAGAGCATAATGAAATGGTCAAAGAGCACCGCAAGCGGAAGGAGTTTGAAGTTTTTGTTGGTGGGCTAGATAAAGATGCTACAGAAAATGACCTTAGGAAGGTTTTTGGTGAAGTTGGTGAGATCACTGAAGTTCGTCTGATGATGAACCCTGTCACAAAGAAGAACAAAGGCTTTGCCTTCCTGCGATATGCAACTGTGG AAAACATGGACAAAAGAACAT TTGAAGGACAAACTGAAGAGTTATGGAGTTGAGAATTTTGATGATTTACTATTGGTTGAGGATACCAATAATCCAGGAATGAATCGTGGCTATGCTTTGCTTGAGTTTTCCACTCGACCTGAAGCAATGGATGCTTTCAGGATTTTGCAGAAGAGGGATGTAGTCTTTGGAGTTGATCGAAGTGCAAAGGTTTCCTTTGCTGATTCTTACCCTCAAGTTGATGATGAAATAATGGCACAG GTCCGAACTGTATTTATTGACGGCCTTCCTCCCTCATGGGATGAAGACCGTGTTAAGAAATATCTCAAAAGGTATGGAGCTATTGAGAAAGTGGAGCTTGCTCGAAACATGCCAGCTGCCAAGAGAAAGGATTTTGGGTTTGTTACCTTTGATACTCATGATAATGCTGTTGCATGTGCTGAAGGGATAAGTAATTCTGAGATTGGGGAAGGCGATCACAAG GCAAAAGTAAGAGCTAGATTGTCGCGGCCACTACAACGACCTCCTAGAATGAAGCATGGATTAAGAGGAAATTTTAGAGTTGGACATGCTGCTTCCCGAGGTGGCCGTTTACCGTATGCtcgacctcctccacctcgcaGGCCTCCGCCACGTCTTGTTCGCCCTGCTGTCAGCCGCTTACCGCCCATCAGGAGCCATCCGTTGAAGAGGCCCGTTGACATTAGAGATAGGCGGCCTGTTATGTCAATGCCAGATAGAGCTAGGCGTTTGCCCCCTCCAGAGAGATCTTATGACAGGAGGCCCCCAG CTCCAGTTTACCCAAAGAAAAGTCCAAGGAGAGAATACGGGAGACGTGATGAACTTCCTCCTCCAAGGAGCAGAGCTGCACTTGACTATAGTCCAAGAGTTCCAGTTGACAGACGTCCCTCTTTCAGGGATGATTATTCACCCCGTGGATCAGGTTATTCAGACCTAGGTCCACGTAGTGCTCCCCGTCTTTCTGAAAGGCGAGCATATCCTGATGATAGTTATGGAGGGAAGTTTGACAGGCCTTTACCGGCCTATAGGGAGAGTCGGGGCCGTGATTATGATACCATTTCTGGATCAAAGCGTCCATATGCCGATATG GATGATGCGCCTCGGTATCAAGACATCAGTGTTCGTCAGTCCAAGGCACGTTTAGACTATGATGTTGGTGGCAGCAGTGCTCGGTATGGAGATACATATAGTGAGAG GCCTGGACGATCACATGTGGGATATAGTGGCAGCCGATCAATTTCTGGTCATGATTCAGCCTATGGCAGCAGCCGTCATGGCATGGGCTATGGAG GTTCTGCTAGCGGTGGTGATGCTGGTGGAATGTACTCATCAAGTTACAGTGGTAGCTACACATCTCGTGGATCTGAT GTTGGTGGGAGTTCATATTCATCACTTTACTCGGGCCGTAATTTGGGTAGCAGCAGTGGTGGCTACTATGGGGGTAGCGGTTCCAGTTCATATTACTAA